From the genome of Perca fluviatilis chromosome 1, GENO_Pfluv_1.0, whole genome shotgun sequence, one region includes:
- the polr3f gene encoding DNA-directed RNA polymerase III subunit RPC6, whose amino-acid sequence MAEVKVKKETNLSDATEVENRIKQLCQQFPHGITDQVIQNDMPQLEPQQRAMAINKLLSLGQLDLLRNSSGLLYRMKDVQSASKMKGSDNQEKLVYQVIEDAGNKGIWSRDIRFKSNLPLTEINKILKNLESKKLIKAVKSVAASKKKVYMLYNLQPDRSVTGGAWYSDQDFESEFVEVLNQQCFKFLQSKAELARDSKQSPMVQRNSSFATSHEVWKYISELGISKVDLSMDDIETILNTLIYDGKVEMTVIAAKEGTVGSVDGQMKLYRGVNPVIQPTGLVRTPCGLCPVFDDCHEGGEISPSNCIYMTEWLDF is encoded by the exons ATGGCAGAAGTCAAAGTGAAGAAGGAGACCAATCTTTCAGATGCCACGGAGGTTGAGAACAG gatcaAGCAGCTGTGTCAGCAGTTCCCTCATGGTATCACCGACCAGGTGATTCAGAACGACATGCCTCAGCTGGAGCCCCAGCAGAGAGCCATGGCCATCAACAAGCTGCTGTCACTG GGTCAGCTGGACCTGCTGAGGAACAGTTCAGGTCTCCTGTACAGGATGAAAGACGTGCAGAGCGCCAG tAAGATGAAAGGCTCCGACAACCAGGAGAAACTGGTGTATCAGGTCATCGAGGACGCAGGAAACAAAG ggaTCTGGAGCAGAGACATCCGCTTTAAGAGCAACCTTCCTCTGACTGAGATCAACAAGATCCTCAAGAACCTGGAGAGCAAGAAGCTCATCAAAGCTGTCAAATCTGTCGCT gcGTCTAAGAAGAAGGTCTACATGCTGTATAACCTCCAGCCGGACCGCTCGGTGACGGGCGGCGCCTGGTACAGCGACCAGGACTTTGAGTCTGAGTTTGTAGAAGTTCTCAACCAGCAGTGCTTCAAGTTCCTGCAGAGCAAG gctgaaTTAGCGCGGGACAGTAAACAGAGTCCGATGGTTCAGAGGAACAGCTCTTTCGCCACCTCGCATGAAGTCTGGAAGTACATCAGTGAGCTGGGGATCAGCAAG GTGGACCTGTCGATGGACGACATCGAGACCATCCTGAACACGCTGATCTATGACGGGAAGGTGGAGATGACCGTCATCGCCGCCAAGGAGGGGACGGTGGGCAGCGTGGACGGACAGATGAAGCTCTACCGCGGCGTCAACCCCGTCATCCAGCCCACCGGCCTGGTCCGGACGCCCTGCGGACTCTGCCCG GTGTTTGATGACTGTCACGAAGGCGGAGAGATCTCTCCGTCGAACTGCATCTACATGACGGAGTGGCTGGACTTCTGA